In Methylacidiphilum infernorum V4, a single window of DNA contains:
- the prfA gene encoding peptide chain release factor 1, whose protein sequence is MQLDRYIEKIQKKFDKLQTELSKEELYTDPSKTIEIAKEHTRLKETLDLYGELKQIENAKSSVESLAKETVDPEIQELAQQEITRLSNKIQELTMAILGSLFPPEENKSSKNVIIEIRAGTGGEEAALFAADLYRMYSKYAEKKGWKQELLHFNPSELGGLKEVIFTVQGKEAFRKMKFESGVHRVQRVPATESQGRIHTSTATVAVLLETEEVELDIKAEDLRIEVCRASGPGGQGVNTTDSAVQVFHIPSGIMVRCQDERSQIKNKEKALKILKARLLARKQEEEAQKRAQERKSMIGSGERTEKIRTYNFPQGRVTDHRIPITLYNLQSFMDGDIDPIVDQLMQKEMELRIARELAEEDCQLKPVKDGGKPLIV, encoded by the coding sequence ATGCAATTAGACCGGTATATTGAGAAAATCCAAAAGAAGTTCGACAAGCTTCAAACCGAACTTTCTAAAGAAGAGCTTTATACCGATCCGTCCAAAACCATCGAAATAGCCAAAGAGCATACCCGGCTCAAGGAAACCCTTGATCTCTATGGGGAATTGAAACAAATCGAGAATGCCAAGTCCTCCGTAGAAAGCTTAGCAAAGGAGACAGTGGACCCCGAGATCCAAGAGCTCGCCCAGCAAGAAATAACCAGGCTCAGCAATAAAATACAAGAACTGACCATGGCCATTCTAGGGTCACTTTTCCCTCCCGAAGAAAACAAAAGTTCAAAAAACGTAATCATCGAAATACGGGCAGGGACTGGGGGAGAAGAAGCCGCTCTTTTTGCGGCGGATTTATATAGGATGTATAGTAAGTATGCCGAAAAAAAGGGATGGAAACAGGAATTGCTTCATTTCAATCCGAGTGAGCTGGGAGGATTAAAAGAAGTGATCTTTACCGTTCAAGGCAAGGAGGCTTTCAGAAAAATGAAATTTGAAAGTGGGGTTCATAGGGTACAAAGGGTTCCAGCCACGGAATCCCAAGGAAGAATCCATACTTCGACGGCAACGGTGGCCGTTCTCCTGGAGACAGAAGAAGTGGAACTGGATATTAAAGCCGAAGACTTAAGGATAGAAGTATGCCGGGCCAGTGGACCAGGCGGTCAAGGAGTCAATACTACCGATTCCGCCGTTCAGGTTTTCCATATCCCCTCTGGAATCATGGTAAGATGTCAAGATGAAAGATCACAAATAAAAAACAAAGAAAAGGCCCTCAAAATCCTTAAGGCGAGGCTCCTTGCCAGGAAACAGGAAGAAGAAGCTCAAAAACGGGCTCAAGAAAGAAAGAGCATGATCGGGAGTGGAGAACGAACGGAAAAAATTAGGACCTACAACTTTCCCCAGGGACGGGTTACCGATCATAGAATACCGATTACTCTCTATAACTTGCAGTCTTTTATGGATGGGGACATCGATCCCATCGTCGATCAGCTTATGCAGAAGGAAATGGAATTGCGGATAGCACGCGAGCTTGCCGAGGAAGATTGCCAGCTCAAGCCGGTGAAAGATGGTGGAAAGCCGCTTATTGTTTAA
- the rpmE gene encoding 50S ribosomal protein L31: MKKDIHPNYQETTISCACGAVYTTKSTKPSIRIGICASCHPLFTGQQKFVDTAGRVEKFARRFGKISFIGESSNKKKKTK, translated from the coding sequence ATGAAAAAGGATATTCATCCCAATTATCAAGAAACAACAATCAGTTGTGCTTGTGGTGCCGTTTATACGACAAAATCAACAAAGCCATCCATTCGAATTGGCATATGCGCTTCCTGCCATCCTTTGTTTACGGGACAGCAAAAATTCGTCGATACGGCGGGTAGGGTCGAGAAATTTGCTCGACGCTTCGGTAAGATTTCTTTCATCGGAGAATCGTCCAATAAAAAGAAGAAGACAAAGTAA
- the prmC gene encoding peptide chain release factor N(5)-glutamine methyltransferase, whose product MVESRLLFKKALKYLQEKNIESPRSSCELIFSATLNVDRLSLYILPSLLIEAEVADLLWKRIERRATGEPLDYILGFSPFYGGKILVSPAVLIPRPETEYVVEAAINLLSRIPGPILDVGTGSGAIVVTLAKLFPDRSFYGSDISEEALEVARKNGKDLANLYFYKDDLLNDPPLDFFELIVANLPYIPSETLPRLSAEIQFEPAIALDGGKEGLELIKKFIGQAKNRCRYCILEIGDGQFSKVSQFLHEQGFSIIEVKKDLSQMERVIVGRNCGKIHY is encoded by the coding sequence ATGGTGGAAAGCCGCTTATTGTTTAAAAAAGCTTTAAAATACCTGCAAGAGAAAAATATTGAATCTCCCAGGAGCTCTTGTGAACTGATCTTTTCAGCGACCCTCAATGTGGACAGGCTTTCTTTATATATCCTGCCTTCCCTTTTGATCGAGGCAGAGGTTGCCGATCTCCTATGGAAAAGGATTGAAAGAAGGGCTACAGGAGAGCCTCTCGATTATATCCTTGGCTTTAGCCCCTTTTATGGGGGAAAAATCCTGGTCAGCCCGGCAGTCCTTATTCCCAGGCCGGAAACGGAATACGTCGTTGAAGCGGCTATAAATTTACTTTCTAGAATCCCAGGTCCAATTCTCGATGTAGGGACTGGAAGTGGAGCCATAGTCGTTACGCTGGCAAAATTGTTTCCCGATCGGTCCTTTTATGGATCTGACATCAGTGAGGAAGCCCTTGAAGTGGCGAGGAAAAACGGGAAAGATTTAGCCAATCTTTACTTTTATAAGGATGATTTGTTAAACGATCCTCCTTTAGATTTTTTTGAACTCATTGTGGCTAATCTTCCTTACATCCCCTCTGAAACTCTCCCTCGACTCTCTGCTGAAATACAATTTGAACCGGCTATAGCTTTGGACGGCGGGAAAGAAGGATTAGAGCTCATTAAAAAATTCATAGGACAGGCAAAGAACCGATGTCGTTACTGCATCCTTGAAATTGGAGACGGGCAGTTTTCAAAAGTGAGTCAATTTTTGCATGAACAGGGCTTTTCGATCATCGAAGTAAAAAAAGATCTTTCCCAAATGGAGAGAGTTATAGTAGGAAGAAACTGTGGAAAAATTCATTATTAA